Proteins from a genomic interval of Ostreibacterium oceani:
- a CDS encoding efflux RND transporter periplasmic adaptor subunit, translated as MRILFAILIASIGFAKPAIAESSNPELPSVCQEGKYVSAMHPHIRGDEGDTCPICGMQLVPDPICFTDASNETNNDVTIDERKILYWHDPMVPGTQFDKPGPSPFMDMDLVPVYEESESDMPDGAIKVSATFQQALGVKTTTVTRQQIGKNIRSFAQIMPNERSEYRMDMRTAGWVVDLTAKAAGDPIKKGDLLFTYYSPDLMNAQSDYLIGNQSKQAKNRLRLFGMDDSAIALLRKKGRLLDETPFYSAKSGTIEQLNISEGAFINAGNTALIVQDYSEVWVKADVPLSDLPFLAVGQSAVVQSTETGQNFDATIDFIYETADAQKRTGTVRLVLPNPDQQLKIASYVDVQFNSDTRESLAVPSEAVIYDALGPKVIESLGDGYFRPVDIKTGITAQGQTEILSGLDSGATIVTSGQFLIDAEASLRGGTSQMRAPNERDMQRDMDMNSSMDSSMDSSMDSSMDSSMDSSMDSSMDSSMDSSMDSSMDSSMDSSMDSSMDSSMDSSMDSNMDSSMDSNMDSNMDSSMDSNMGSGMDKANPTETRAAKDEEHRHE; from the coding sequence GTGCGTATTTTATTCGCGATACTAATCGCCAGTATTGGTTTTGCTAAGCCAGCCATTGCAGAATCGTCTAACCCAGAACTACCCAGCGTTTGCCAAGAAGGCAAATATGTTTCCGCCATGCACCCACATATTCGCGGTGATGAAGGCGACACTTGTCCTATCTGTGGGATGCAGCTTGTGCCAGATCCTATTTGTTTCACCGATGCATCAAATGAAACGAACAACGATGTCACCATTGATGAGAGGAAAATACTCTATTGGCACGATCCGATGGTCCCTGGTACCCAGTTTGACAAACCCGGCCCATCCCCGTTTATGGACATGGACCTCGTCCCAGTTTATGAAGAAAGTGAATCCGACATGCCTGACGGTGCTATCAAAGTCAGTGCAACTTTTCAACAAGCACTAGGCGTCAAAACCACCACTGTGACACGCCAGCAAATTGGCAAAAATATCCGCAGCTTTGCCCAAATCATGCCTAATGAACGCAGCGAATATCGCATGGATATGCGAACGGCAGGCTGGGTAGTCGACTTAACCGCCAAAGCAGCAGGCGACCCCATCAAAAAAGGTGATTTATTATTCACCTATTACAGCCCCGATTTAATGAACGCCCAATCCGATTATCTAATTGGCAATCAATCAAAACAAGCCAAAAATCGCCTACGCCTTTTTGGCATGGATGACAGCGCCATTGCCCTACTCAGAAAAAAAGGCCGTTTACTCGATGAAACCCCATTCTACTCAGCAAAATCAGGCACGATAGAACAACTCAATATTAGCGAAGGGGCTTTTATCAACGCAGGAAATACTGCACTTATCGTACAAGATTATAGCGAGGTATGGGTCAAAGCCGATGTGCCACTCAGCGACTTGCCCTTTCTCGCCGTTGGGCAAAGCGCAGTCGTTCAGTCAACCGAAACAGGGCAAAATTTTGACGCGACCATCGACTTTATTTATGAAACGGCTGATGCGCAAAAGCGCACAGGCACTGTCCGTTTGGTTTTACCGAACCCTGATCAACAGCTCAAAATCGCCAGCTACGTTGATGTCCAATTTAATTCCGACACAAGAGAATCATTAGCCGTACCTAGCGAAGCCGTTATCTACGATGCCTTAGGCCCCAAAGTCATCGAGAGCCTTGGCGATGGCTACTTTCGGCCTGTGGATATCAAAACGGGCATTACGGCACAAGGACAAACAGAGATTCTATCTGGATTAGACAGTGGGGCGACTATCGTGACTTCTGGCCAATTTTTGATTGATGCAGAGGCATCGCTTCGTGGCGGCACGAGTCAAATGCGTGCACCAAACGAGCGCGACATGCAACGCGACATGGACATGAATTCAAGCATGGATTCAAGCATGGATTCAAGCATGGATTCAAGCATGGATTCAAGCATGGATTCAAGCATGGATTCAAGCATGGATTCAAGCATGGATTCAAGCATGGATTCAAGCATGGATTCAAGCATGGACTCAAGTATGGACTCAAGTATGGACTCAAGCATGGACTCAAGCATGGACTCAAACATGGACTCAAGCATGGACTCAAACATGGACTCAAACATGGACTCAAGCATGGACTCAAACATGGGCTCAGGCATGGATAAAGCCAACCCAACAGAAACCCGCGCTGCAAAAGACGAGGAACATCGTCATGAGTAA
- a CDS encoding ferredoxin reductase family protein, with product MRLFGIILIVSTTLFPAYQLAILPNISDSLALFSQYLGLAALILMAWAQIMATKFRLIETLFGSLDYVYILHKWTGIIALIAILLHDTIDADMEGFGQETWLSDIAETMGELSLYGILVLCVISIATFIPYHLWKWTHKFMGAMFILGAIHFIFILKPFSMTDAAGFYTFVFCLVGALAYLWNLLPEHLRPSHSYVITEITPTGDAIAITLRPKSRQIKANAGQFGIFRFVGAGNQEAHPFSFSKIGAHGELRLTVKSLGDYTTRLPNIIAIGQDVSVQGPFGRFCQPKVRENIWIAGGIGITPFLPIAHTLTENADTVTLFYCVKSRAQAPHLSEIEQLSRDKPTLKLHIIASDEGQRLTAEKIATLTGENMQSVRVAFCGPKTLREALQTGLRRYGLRPSHFKYEAFEFRTGIGLDKLAIYLLTKMKNQYSSRTNTHQNNT from the coding sequence ATGCGTTTATTCGGTATTATTTTGATTGTCAGCACCACATTATTTCCTGCCTACCAACTAGCAATCCTACCCAATATTTCAGATTCACTTGCCTTATTTTCTCAATATTTGGGGTTAGCCGCATTGATACTAATGGCTTGGGCACAGATTATGGCCACCAAGTTTCGTCTCATCGAAACCCTATTCGGCAGCTTAGATTATGTATATATTCTACATAAATGGACTGGTATTATTGCCTTAATTGCTATTTTATTGCACGACACCATCGATGCAGACATGGAAGGTTTCGGACAAGAGACATGGTTGAGTGACATCGCCGAGACAATGGGTGAGTTGAGTTTATATGGCATTTTAGTGCTTTGTGTCATTTCTATTGCGACTTTTATCCCATACCACCTGTGGAAGTGGACACATAAATTCATGGGTGCTATGTTTATTCTGGGTGCTATCCATTTTATTTTTATACTGAAACCCTTTAGCATGACTGACGCTGCAGGTTTTTACACTTTTGTATTTTGCCTTGTCGGCGCGCTTGCCTATTTATGGAACCTATTGCCTGAACACTTACGCCCCTCGCATTCGTATGTTATTACAGAGATAACACCAACTGGAGATGCAATAGCTATTACATTACGTCCAAAATCTCGCCAGATAAAAGCCAACGCTGGGCAGTTTGGTATCTTTCGATTTGTCGGGGCGGGCAATCAAGAAGCACATCCATTTAGTTTTTCCAAAATTGGGGCACATGGTGAATTACGATTAACCGTCAAATCATTAGGAGATTATACAACCCGATTACCCAACATTATCGCGATAGGACAAGATGTCAGTGTTCAAGGTCCATTTGGTCGTTTTTGTCAGCCCAAAGTTAGAGAAAATATATGGATTGCAGGTGGTATTGGCATTACGCCTTTCCTCCCCATCGCGCACACGTTGACTGAAAACGCTGATACCGTCACATTATTTTACTGCGTCAAATCACGTGCACAAGCACCTCACCTGAGCGAAATAGAACAGCTGTCACGTGATAAACCAACACTAAAGCTGCATATAATCGCCTCTGACGAAGGACAGCGATTAACGGCAGAAAAAATTGCCACCTTAACTGGTGAGAACATGCAATCTGTTCGAGTCGCATTTTGCGGGCCAAAAACTTTGCGTGAGGCATTACAAACAGGTTTGCGCCGATATGGACTAAGACCATCACATTTCAAATACGAAGCATTTGAGTTTCGAACTGGTATTGGCTTGGATAAATTGGCTATTTATTTACTAACAAAAATGAAAAACCAATATTCTTCGCGCACCAACACTCACCAAAACAACACATAA
- the astB gene encoding N-succinylarginine dihydrolase, which produces MKTNRTANQAYEVNFDGLVGNTHNYAGLSYGNVASATNKGQVSSPKTAALQGLAKMKALADMGLKQGILPPHCRPYLSYAKRIGFLGSDAQILAQLSQAPTYLNALCSASNMWVANAATVTPSADSADGRVHFTPANLATMLHRAVEAPQTAHALRCIFNHPDYFAHHEPLPTYLLRDEGAANHTRFCQTYGDTGVHLFVYGYSEFEGGEKPQKYPARQTKESFEAIMRRHGIAPENCVFAQQHPDVIDQGVFHNDVISVGNQHVLFTHEKAFLEQNRVYQSLQEKCGTSFEIVEVPDAMVSVKDAVSSYLFNSQLISTENGMTLIAPSQCQDNFAVNTYLKHLVIAHNPITDVKYFDLKQSMANGGGPACLRLRVVLTDAELAHLSGNVILTERLYNQLVDWVNAHYRDTLSTDALADIALYNESQNALSELSSLLELDTLYQHTN; this is translated from the coding sequence ATGAAAACCAATCGCACCGCAAATCAAGCCTACGAAGTCAATTTTGATGGGCTCGTTGGGAATACACACAACTATGCTGGACTATCCTACGGCAACGTAGCATCCGCCACTAACAAAGGACAAGTCTCTTCACCGAAAACAGCCGCATTACAAGGGCTTGCAAAAATGAAAGCGCTAGCTGACATGGGCCTTAAACAAGGCATACTCCCACCGCACTGTCGCCCGTACTTATCCTATGCAAAACGCATTGGATTTTTAGGCAGTGATGCACAAATTTTAGCCCAATTATCACAAGCCCCAACGTATTTGAACGCCCTTTGCTCGGCCTCTAACATGTGGGTTGCCAATGCGGCCACGGTAACACCCTCGGCTGACAGCGCCGATGGCCGAGTGCATTTTACGCCAGCCAATTTAGCCACCATGCTGCATCGCGCTGTCGAAGCACCACAAACCGCCCATGCACTGCGATGCATTTTTAATCACCCTGATTATTTTGCCCACCACGAACCACTGCCGACTTATTTATTACGCGATGAAGGCGCAGCCAATCATACGCGTTTTTGCCAAACATACGGCGACACTGGTGTGCATTTATTTGTTTATGGATATAGTGAATTCGAGGGCGGCGAAAAACCACAGAAATACCCCGCCAGACAAACCAAAGAGAGCTTTGAAGCCATTATGCGCCGCCACGGTATCGCACCAGAGAATTGCGTCTTTGCGCAACAACACCCTGACGTCATTGACCAAGGCGTATTCCACAATGATGTCATCTCGGTGGGTAATCAACACGTTTTATTCACCCACGAAAAGGCCTTTTTAGAGCAAAATCGCGTTTATCAATCACTACAAGAAAAATGCGGCACGTCTTTTGAAATCGTCGAAGTCCCTGATGCGATGGTCTCGGTCAAAGATGCCGTGAGTAGTTATTTATTTAATTCACAGCTCATTTCAACCGAAAATGGCATGACGCTTATCGCCCCCAGCCAATGCCAAGACAACTTTGCCGTCAACACCTATTTAAAACACCTTGTTATCGCCCATAACCCTATTACGGACGTCAAATATTTTGATTTAAAGCAAAGCATGGCCAATGGTGGCGGACCTGCCTGCTTACGACTGCGGGTGGTCTTAACCGATGCCGAGCTCGCACACCTGAGCGGTAACGTCATCCTAACCGAACGTCTCTACAACCAATTAGTGGACTGGGTAAACGCGCACTATCGCGACACACTTTCAACGGATGCACTCGCCGATATCGCGCTATACAACGAAAGCCAAAACGCCCTAAGCGAATTAAGCAGCCTCCTCGAATTGGATACACTATATCAACACACAAATTAA
- the astD gene encoding succinylglutamate-semialdehyde dehydrogenase: protein MTTHDPINNAINDHINTLSQCCFINGQWVSATGDMLISNNPATGSVVWQGQCADEKSIDIAFHAAQAAFQSWAQTPLDARLALIHQYKTLLEDNKTLLADDIMQETGKPQWESLSEVNTMIAKIAVSINAYHERTGMMHNDQGQQQGQQQTQLRHRPHGVCAVFGPYNFPGHLPNGHIIPALIAGNTIVFKPSEQTPRVGERLIRLMQAAGFPDGVINFVPGELQTAKAITAHPLLRGFFFTGSSAVGIQIHRQFAGQPDKIIALEMGGNNPLIITPNVDIEAAVYHTIQSAFITAGQRCTCARRLIIVDSPKKQAFIDALCNAAQQLHIDAPDATPQPFYSTLINQRAADGLLAAEKRLTSLGGIPLLPMQSVIADKPYLSPGIIDMKAVDVALIPDEEYFGPLLKIHHADNLTHAIELANATAYGLSAGIFTDCEDEWQQFYALSHAGIINRNKPLTGASGAMPFGGTGLSGNHNPGAYYAADYCAYPVASMMANNLTLPDTLAPGWQQ, encoded by the coding sequence ATGACCACACACGACCCTATAAATAACGCTATAAATGACCATATCAACACGTTATCCCAATGCTGTTTCATCAATGGCCAGTGGGTTAGCGCCACGGGTGACATGCTGATTTCAAACAACCCAGCAACAGGCAGTGTCGTTTGGCAAGGGCAATGCGCTGATGAAAAGAGTATCGACATAGCCTTTCACGCGGCACAAGCTGCCTTTCAGTCATGGGCGCAGACGCCACTCGATGCGCGTCTTGCGTTAATTCATCAGTACAAAACGCTATTAGAGGACAACAAGACCCTGCTCGCAGACGATATTATGCAAGAAACAGGCAAGCCGCAATGGGAAAGTCTCAGCGAAGTCAATACCATGATTGCTAAAATCGCGGTATCAATCAACGCCTACCACGAAAGAACTGGCATGATGCATAACGATCAAGGGCAACAACAAGGGCAGCAACAAACCCAGCTGCGCCACCGCCCCCATGGTGTCTGTGCGGTTTTTGGTCCGTATAACTTCCCGGGGCATTTACCCAATGGCCATATTATCCCCGCGTTGATTGCAGGCAATACCATCGTATTTAAGCCTAGCGAACAGACCCCACGAGTTGGCGAACGTTTGATTCGCTTGATGCAGGCGGCGGGCTTTCCCGACGGCGTGATTAATTTTGTCCCCGGTGAGCTACAAACCGCAAAAGCCATCACCGCCCACCCGCTATTACGGGGGTTTTTCTTTACAGGCAGCTCTGCGGTTGGCATTCAAATTCACCGCCAATTTGCAGGCCAGCCTGATAAAATCATTGCCCTAGAAATGGGTGGCAACAACCCACTAATCATCACCCCTAACGTTGATATTGAGGCTGCCGTCTATCACACGATACAGTCTGCCTTTATCACCGCAGGACAACGCTGTACTTGCGCCAGACGACTAATTATCGTTGACAGCCCCAAAAAACAAGCCTTTATTGATGCCTTATGCAACGCTGCCCAACAGCTTCACATCGATGCGCCTGATGCGACACCGCAGCCATTTTACTCAACGTTGATTAACCAACGTGCCGCCGATGGCCTGCTGGCAGCAGAAAAACGCCTCACCAGCTTAGGTGGCATACCCTTACTACCGATGCAGTCTGTTATTGCAGACAAACCCTATTTAAGCCCTGGCATTATTGACATGAAAGCGGTTGATGTCGCATTAATCCCTGACGAAGAGTACTTTGGTCCTTTGTTAAAAATTCACCACGCAGATAACTTAACGCACGCCATCGAGCTTGCAAACGCGACCGCTTATGGCCTATCGGCAGGTATTTTTACCGACTGCGAAGACGAATGGCAACAGTTTTATGCGTTGTCCCATGCAGGCATCATTAATCGCAACAAACCACTCACAGGCGCGAGTGGTGCCATGCCGTTTGGTGGCACAGGACTGTCGGGCAATCACAACCCTGGGGCATACTATGCCGCAGATTATTGCGCCTATCCTGTTGCTAGCATGATGGCCAACAACCTAACCCTACCTGACACCCTGGCACCAGGCTGGCAGCAATAA
- a CDS encoding arginine N-succinyltransferase, translating to MLFLRPVELEDLDALLEMSIEVGSGMTSMPNDEGTWLSRVTNSKDTFAGLIDANKSEGVYFLVAEDSDTQTVVGTTAIYVGIGTRTPFYSYKSTLIVQYSDVLKKTIENRVLHLVNDFTRAAELGSLFLRKPYRHSGYGQFMSRSRYLMLADFPDQFDESVMAELRGWQNAEGHSPFWQALGKKFFDLPFENADYISATKGTQFIQELMPKYPVYVDLLPEEAQACIGKPHDISAKAIHMLEKEGFYYDGYVDLFDGGPTVHCRKSLIRSVRETTVKTVSILTATSAKTELHDPNQRYMISNRNIAHYRITIAPANVLDNTLEITAECAAVLGVTAGDSVSLIAMEEK from the coding sequence ATGCTATTTTTAAGACCTGTTGAATTAGAAGATTTAGACGCCTTACTCGAAATGTCTATCGAAGTCGGATCTGGCATGACATCAATGCCGAATGACGAAGGCACATGGCTGAGTCGCGTCACCAATTCCAAAGACACGTTTGCAGGCTTGATTGACGCTAACAAATCCGAAGGCGTTTATTTTTTAGTTGCCGAAGACAGCGACACACAAACCGTCGTCGGCACCACCGCCATTTACGTTGGCATTGGCACACGGACACCGTTTTATTCTTATAAATCAACTTTGATTGTACAGTACTCAGACGTACTCAAAAAGACCATTGAAAATCGTGTGTTGCACCTAGTAAATGACTTTACCCGCGCCGCCGAACTGGGCTCGTTATTTTTGAGAAAACCTTATCGCCATAGTGGCTATGGTCAATTTATGTCACGGTCTCGCTATTTAATGCTCGCGGATTTTCCCGATCAGTTTGACGAATCCGTCATGGCAGAGCTACGTGGTTGGCAAAATGCTGAAGGCCACTCACCATTTTGGCAAGCACTGGGGAAAAAATTCTTTGATTTACCGTTTGAAAATGCAGACTATATCTCTGCTACCAAGGGCACTCAATTTATCCAAGAGTTAATGCCCAAATACCCCGTCTATGTTGATTTGCTCCCCGAAGAAGCACAAGCCTGCATCGGTAAACCACACGATATTTCTGCAAAAGCAATCCATATGCTCGAAAAAGAAGGATTTTACTACGATGGCTATGTCGATTTATTTGATGGCGGCCCTACCGTGCACTGCCGCAAAAGCTTGATTCGCTCGGTCCGTGAGACCACGGTTAAAACGGTCAGTATCCTAACCGCCACAAGCGCCAAAACCGAACTACACGACCCCAACCAACGCTATATGATAAGTAATCGTAATATTGCCCATTACCGCATCACCATTGCGCCTGCTAATGTGTTAGACAACACCCTAGAAATAACCGCAGAATGCGCTGCCGTTTTAGGCGTTACCGCTGGCGACTCAGTCAGCCTGATTGCGATGGAGGAAAAATAA
- a CDS encoding hydrolase gives MKKLTLPQETNDLLAWIDRQQKSLVDTLVDWANINSGSTHIAGIDRYRDKLAHAFAPLLTPSDYSATVALPPLAQINDHGECIQTPITDGLLIRKRPELTNRVLLCGHLDTVYPENHPFQTCQFIDNNTLNGPGVADMKGGILVMLTALQAFEQHLSAKNIGWDVYLSPDEEIGSQSSASVFPQFSGHAFGLIYEPSLPGGEFVGQRKGSGNFTIVVKGKAAHAGRAFYDGRNAIAKLASLVHDLHQLNDPNQTTTLNIGTIQGGQALNVVPDLAIARFNIRVESDTAATQVLQQVDALIQRHSDSDYQIERHGKMTRPAKPMDSKQQSLFTALQQVNEHLGLSTQVIATGGCCDGNNLKALGLANIDTLGVRGGNIHSDSEYVLLDSLSERSKISTLLLLGYANQWFNLDSS, from the coding sequence ATGAAAAAGCTAACCCTACCACAGGAGACCAACGATTTACTGGCTTGGATTGATCGCCAGCAAAAATCATTAGTCGATACGTTGGTTGACTGGGCTAATATCAATTCGGGTAGCACCCACATTGCAGGCATCGATCGTTATCGAGATAAGCTAGCTCATGCCTTTGCCCCACTGCTAACCCCTAGTGATTATTCAGCAACAGTAGCGCTACCGCCACTGGCGCAAATTAACGATCACGGCGAATGTATTCAAACCCCCATCACTGACGGATTACTGATACGCAAACGCCCAGAATTAACCAATCGCGTGCTGCTGTGCGGGCATTTGGACACGGTATACCCCGAAAACCACCCCTTCCAGACATGCCAGTTTATCGACAACAACACCCTAAACGGGCCTGGGGTTGCGGATATGAAAGGTGGTATTTTGGTGATGCTGACCGCCTTGCAAGCATTTGAACAGCACTTAAGCGCCAAAAATATCGGTTGGGATGTGTATTTATCGCCTGACGAAGAGATTGGTTCGCAATCTTCCGCTAGCGTTTTCCCGCAGTTTAGTGGGCACGCGTTTGGCTTAATTTATGAACCCAGCCTACCTGGTGGCGAATTTGTCGGGCAACGCAAAGGCTCGGGCAATTTTACGATCGTCGTCAAAGGCAAAGCCGCACATGCGGGTCGCGCGTTTTATGACGGACGCAACGCGATTGCTAAACTCGCCAGCCTAGTCCATGACCTACACCAACTAAACGACCCAAACCAAACCACCACGCTCAATATCGGCACAATACAAGGCGGGCAAGCACTGAATGTCGTACCAGATTTGGCGATTGCACGATTTAATATTCGCGTAGAAAGCGATACCGCGGCAACGCAAGTTCTGCAACAAGTCGATGCCTTAATCCAGCGCCACAGCGATAGCGATTATCAAATCGAACGCCATGGTAAAATGACGCGCCCAGCCAAGCCCATGGATAGCAAGCAACAGTCCTTATTCACCGCACTACAACAAGTCAATGAACACCTAGGGCTTAGCACCCAAGTTATTGCAACGGGCGGCTGTTGTGACGGCAATAATTTAAAAGCACTAGGGCTTGCAAATATCGACACGCTCGGCGTACGAGGTGGCAATATCCATTCCGATAGCGAGTATGTGTTACTAGACAGCTTAAGTGAGCGCAGCAAAATCTCAACGTTGTTGTTGTTAGGCTATGCCAATCAATGGTTTAATTTAGACTCTTCCTAA
- a CDS encoding aspartate aminotransferase family protein: MNPTTRDAFMPVYAPPDILFTRGEGCYLFTDTNDKYLDFTTGIAVNCLGHSHPHIVKALKDQSDKLWHLSNMFRIESAETLASRLAALTFADVMFFANSGAEANECGLKAMRRYHYDKGDKQRTRIIGMTHSFHGRTIATVCASGNKSYMAGFIPNDYGFDQVEFGDIDALKATITDETAGIILEPIQGEGGINVADKAYLQAVRDLCDAEGILLMFDEVQCGAGRTGYLYAYEALGVTPDVLTSAKGIGGGFPVGVCMATNAVGQHMVVGTHGSTFGGNPLATAVSNAVLDIISDPAFLTQVRDNGEYLRAALTQLANKYPHVYGQVTGLGLMVGLKVTPPNTELLTMLRNEHHILVVKAGGNSLRLLPPLIVSKAEIDQLINALDQVAQTYQPS, translated from the coding sequence ATGAACCCTACAACACGCGACGCTTTCATGCCAGTTTATGCCCCGCCTGATATCTTATTTACTCGGGGTGAGGGGTGCTATCTATTCACCGACACCAATGACAAATACTTAGACTTTACGACAGGCATTGCCGTCAATTGCTTGGGGCACAGCCATCCGCATATTGTCAAGGCACTCAAGGACCAATCGGACAAACTATGGCATTTGTCTAATATGTTTCGTATTGAATCCGCCGAAACACTGGCTAGCCGTTTAGCGGCATTGACGTTTGCTGACGTGATGTTTTTTGCCAACTCTGGGGCAGAGGCTAATGAATGTGGTCTCAAAGCCATGCGGCGTTACCATTATGACAAAGGCGACAAACAACGCACCCGAATCATCGGCATGACGCATTCCTTTCACGGTCGCACGATTGCCACGGTTTGTGCTTCAGGCAATAAAAGCTACATGGCGGGTTTTATTCCTAACGACTATGGCTTTGACCAAGTCGAATTTGGCGATATTGATGCACTCAAAGCCACCATCACAGACGAAACCGCAGGGATTATTCTAGAACCTATCCAAGGCGAAGGCGGTATCAATGTCGCCGACAAAGCCTACCTACAGGCCGTACGCGATTTGTGCGATGCCGAGGGTATCTTGTTGATGTTTGATGAAGTACAGTGCGGCGCAGGCCGCACGGGTTACCTATACGCCTACGAAGCCCTCGGTGTCACACCCGATGTATTAACCAGCGCCAAAGGCATTGGTGGCGGCTTTCCTGTTGGCGTTTGCATGGCAACCAATGCCGTTGGTCAACATATGGTCGTTGGCACGCATGGCTCGACTTTTGGTGGCAACCCACTTGCTACCGCTGTTAGCAATGCCGTATTAGACATCATCAGCGACCCCGCGTTTTTAACACAAGTCCGTGACAACGGCGAGTATTTACGAGCAGCGCTCACTCAACTCGCCAACAAGTACCCGCACGTCTACGGACAAGTCACTGGTTTAGGCTTAATGGTTGGGCTCAAAGTGACCCCACCCAACACCGAACTGTTAACAATGCTACGCAACGAACACCACATACTGGTAGTCAAGGCTGGCGGTAATTCGCTACGCCTATTGCCGCCGTTAATTGTGAGCAAAGCCGAAATCGATCAGCTGATTAATGCACTAGACCAAGTCGCACAAACCTACCAACCCAGTTGA
- a CDS encoding LysR family transcriptional regulator, which yields MQPSTTALRYFVTAAEYLNFTVASQHLHVTQAAISKQIKLLEIYLGVELFVRERQRIRLTAAGEIYFKNAKRILKEIDKLTLTVRNFESTFDEIHIGVLPTFSARFLVPLMPDLYQRHPEIRLKLTTELGKIDFTQMPYDIVISFNEVAQDEVMCYNIMDEHLIAVASPQLVEEEKLTLNQIEKAPLLTFLIRPNLWHDWFASVNRSAPPPQSGLVFENFQILIHAAIAGLGIALIPEFLIREELKRGQLKQIHSRPLHSKPYYFMAIPQEKMQDEKIIKFKEWLLSQAAN from the coding sequence ATGCAACCGAGCACCACGGCGCTGCGTTATTTTGTGACGGCAGCAGAATACCTTAATTTTACCGTTGCTTCGCAGCACTTGCACGTGACGCAAGCTGCAATCAGTAAACAAATCAAATTATTAGAAATTTATCTCGGGGTGGAGTTGTTTGTTCGTGAGCGCCAGCGTATTCGCTTAACTGCTGCTGGCGAGATTTACTTTAAAAATGCGAAACGCATTTTAAAAGAAATCGACAAGCTGACGCTAACCGTGCGCAATTTTGAATCGACGTTTGATGAAATTCATATCGGGGTATTACCGACTTTTTCGGCGCGGTTTTTGGTGCCATTAATGCCAGATTTGTATCAGCGTCACCCTGAAATACGCCTAAAATTGACGACTGAGCTGGGTAAAATAGATTTTACTCAGATGCCGTATGATATTGTCATTAGTTTTAATGAAGTCGCGCAGGATGAGGTCATGTGTTACAACATTATGGACGAGCATTTAATCGCGGTGGCTTCGCCGCAGTTGGTTGAGGAGGAAAAACTCACGCTCAACCAAATTGAAAAAGCCCCGCTACTGACGTTTCTAATTCGTCCTAATTTGTGGCATGATTGGTTTGCCAGTGTAAATCGCTCAGCGCCACCGCCACAATCTGGGTTGGTGTTTGAGAATTTTCAAATTCTCATTCATGCAGCGATTGCAGGGCTTGGGATTGCGTTGATTCCTGAATTTTTGATTCGTGAGGAACTCAAACGCGGTCAATTAAAACAAATCCATAGCCGACCACTACATTCAAAGCCGTACTATTTTATGGCGATTCCACAAGAGAAAATGCAAGATGAAAAAATTATCAAATTTAAAGAATGGCTGTTAAGCCAAGCGGCCAATTAG